TTTCGGGAATGCTACTACTGCCGATGTGCGTGCAACTCTGTGGGTTCAAGCAGCAAATGGCCGCGAACAATACATAGGCATCGCTAAGTGAGTCTCTATCTTCTTATAGTTCATCCAATTACTCATCTATTAATTGACTACAAGCAAGGTTCAGTATAGGAAAAGTCATCAGCTCTGTTGTATTTCTTTTAAGCTACAATGTGGATGGATTCGCTTCTAATTCCTAAGTTTTGAAAACTTGTTGCTGTAAAGATCGCAAGCCACCGATAAGGATTGGATGCAGTTGCAAGGGAAGTTTCTTCTAAATGGGGTGGCTTCAAAAGCTGTCATATTTATAGAAGGGCCACCTGCTGGTACGGATATTCTTCTCGACAGTTTAGTAGTTAAACATGCAGAAAAGCTCCCACCATCAACTCCACCTGATTTTGAGGTTAGTAGATTGTGTTCCTGCCATTCATTTATATGCAAGCATTCTAGAGATGATTTGGTTTAGAGAACTTTTATTCCAAATTGTGAATATCTGATTCTTGATCTctgcagaaaattcagaacatatCTGTAAGCATGCAGGACATTTTCGTGGCATTGAAAATGTCTTCTGTTTGATTTTTTGCCTTTCTTATATTTGATGCAATTATTATCAATTCCCAACAGAATTTTTCAGTTTTGATCCTGATAAAAATATCGGTATCAGTTCTCTTGTTTCATGCTTCAGTATCTGCATCCTAATATCCAAGTAAGAATAATTGACCAGTTGTCCTCACAAACtatgatatagaaaataatGGCTCCTTTTCAGTGTTTCTTAAGTAATGAAGGTCATTTGGTTTAACATATTAAATAAAATCATGAGCAAGGAACATTAAGATCGGAACGCTAGTAGCAAGAGGGAACAAATTTATGAGGTTCTTGTTTCTCTGAAGGGATTGATGCTTGAACAAAAAATTATAAGCACTCAAATCCTCACATGCAAACACCTCTGAATATCAAAACATTTCCATCTCTGTCTTCCATGCCACTCACAGCTGTGTTTCTTTTCATtgttaatttcataaaaatctaATTGAAGCAGAAGCTGCTAGAGTGCCTGACTGACTCTTTTTACCAAATTGTTCGAGTAGTCTGATAGTGCATGAAATTGGTAAGTAGAGACTATGTATCTCTGAGAATAAAAATTCTGCAGCTAGAGCAATGAAGTATATTTGAATACTGTGTTATAACTTTCCCCTGCTTTTTTGAGAAGATATGGCTTTATGGCTGCTGAATCTTTGCTTTTGCAGAATGTTATCTATGGAGTCAACATAATCAACAACAGCAATCTCAGTGATGGCCTAAATGGGTGGTTTCCTCTTGGTCCATGCACTCTAACCATTGCTAATGGCTCGCCTCATATGATTCCTCCAATGGCAAAGGACTCCCTTGGACCACATGAACCTTTAAGCGGTCGCTATATTCTTGTAACAAATCGCACACAGACCTGGATGGGCCCTGCTCAAACAATCACTGACAAGCTGGAGTTGTATCTGACATACCAAGTATCAGCATGGGTCCGAGTTGGTTCTCAAAGAAACGGTCCTCAGAATATCAATGTTTCTCTAGGTGTAGATAGCCAATGGGTCAATGGGGGCCAAGTTGAAGCTTATGATGATAGATGGTATGAAATTGGGGGATCATTTAGGATTGAAAAGAAACCTTCCAGAGtcatagtttacattcaagGTCCTTCGTCAGGAGTCGATCTGATGGTTGCAGGGCTTCAGATATTTCCTGTTGACAGGAAAGCAAGATTTAAGCACTTGAAGAAACAGACAGACAAGGTAATTCCTTTCTCCCGGACCCAAGACCAAGCAAACTTATATCACCCATTTTGAGTGATCTCTATAAATCCTGTTGCTTTGTCAAGATTTTTAGTTTCATACTTTGGCCTCTCCTGTTATTTTAACTGCCAATTAAATCACTCCCCACCTTTTTTCTCAGCCCAGATTAGGAGCCATGCAGAGGCAGTGCCATTCCATGATAGCCTTAAATATCATTTATTAATCTATTGCTTTTCTGAACTTTCATAAGTTTCTTAACAGGTACGAAAGCGAGATGTTGTCTTAAAAGTTTCAGGATCGGAAACTGATATTCCATGGGGAGCCTTTGTGAAAGTCAAACAAATGCAGAACAGTTTCCCCTTCGGATCATGTATCAATCGAACGAACATAGATAACGAGGACTTCGTCGATTTCTTTGTAAAGAATTTCAACTGGGCAGTGTTCGGCAATGAGCTCAAGTGGTACTGGACAGAGCCACAGCAAGGAAATTTTAACTACACTGATGCTGATGAGCTCTTGGACTTGTGTGAGAAGAATGGGATAGAGGCTAGAGGCCACTGTATCTTCTGGGAAGTCGATGGCGCTGTCCAGTCCTGGGTTAAGTCTTTAAACAATAATGATCTAATGACAGCCATTCAGAACCGGCTGAACGGTCTACTCACGAGGTACAAGGGCAAGTTCAGACACTATGATGTGAACAATGAGATGCTTCATGGTTCTTTCTATCAAGATAGGCttggaaaggaaaagaatatCAGAGTTTACATGTTTAAGACTGCCCATCAGCTGGATCCCTCTGCCACCCTCTTTGTGAATGATTACCATGTGGAGGATGGAACTGATACTAGAGCTTCTCCTGAGATGTATATAGAGCAAATCCTTGGTCTCCAAGACCAAGGTGCACCAGTTGGAGGAATTGGAATACAGGGGCACATAGATAACCCAGTTGGGCCAATTGTATGCTCTGCATTGGATAAGATGGGGACACTTGGTCTTCCAATCTGGTTTACTGAACTGGATGTCTCATCAGACAATGAGTATGTTCGAGCCGACGACTTGGAGGTTATGCTTCGGGAGGCCTACGCACACCCTGCAGTAGAAGGCATCATGCTGTGGGGATTCTGGGAGCTGTTTATGTTCCGGGACAATTCGTGCTTGGTTAATGCTGAAGGTGACGTTAATGAAGCTGGTATGAGGTACCTGGCTTTGAAGGAAGAGTGGCTATCTCATGCGCATGGTCACATCGACGATCAAGGAGAGTTCAAATTCAGAGGCTTTCATGGCACCTACACTGTCGAGATCTTCaccttaacaaagaagttatctCAGAAGTTCACTGTGGACGAAGGGGATTCTCCTCTGGTAGTGAACATTGACTTATGAAAGGTTACATGATTACTAAGAAGTTCGACAGAATAAGGAGCTGCATTCTTGATATTGTTGTGAGCTCTTGTACATGAGATTAAATAAGTTCTGTGGCCTAGCTTGTGATTATGAAATTGCAATACAAAGAAaataaatgagaaaaaaaaaagtagactcTGAAGGAAGGAACTGTTTCAGTGTTCTAGTTTTAAAATTAATGACAAAAAATAATATGATCCGTCTATTTTTTTATGGAAAAGGAGGCTAAGTAAGCAGCCACCCGGCTTTTATTAAGGATGATAAAATATTTACACAAGGAGTGAGATCAGGTGATAAGTTGCATAAGCAGAGAAACCAGGAACGAAAGTAGGAAGCATCTCAAGCATCAAGAACCTCAAATGTGTAGAGCCACGGTAGAAATTCTTGCCAAAGTCTGTGCCGCAGGCCATCGTCCATTTACTGAGATACCAAAAAGGTGCAAAGAGATGATTAAATGGTGCAAGGAGATGATTGTGAACATGCCTCGCCCTTGTGAACGTGTCTCGTGGATGAGCTGGTCCAGTGGACCAAGCCAAATTGATTGATGATTCAATTGATACTCTAGACCTCTACATAGCTCCTACTTATAATATTAGTGTTTTCCTTTCCTAGTTTGAATAGAACTAGGTACCTTAAAATAATATGACTAATagaaataattaatatatatatatatatatacacacactagAGATGGACCTTGACTTCTATATCAACTTAGCCTTTTATCTCTCCACCTAAACATTCACAGTAACATCCGGTCTAAATCTCTCCTGAAAAGAAAAGTATCGATTTGACCAACCTGTTTCGAGGTCGAAATGATGAGATTTTGGTCTGATTCAATCCTTTAAGAGGTTGGCCCAAAGTTGTAGATCTTAAAAAGctattttatttctatatatatatatatatatatatatatataattgggCATTATATGACCAAGTTAGAGCTTTCTAAAGTTTGATATACGATTCGACTGGCGGATCTTGCTTCTAGATCCTATCCAGTCTTATAATGCGGCCAAAATGGTTCATATCGAGtctactgattttttttttgaatatgagcAAAGTAATTTACATCAAAACATGTAATTGGGCGAGCTTGAGTAAGCAAAGTCGAACTCTAGTTCGGCTTGTTTGCTAATCAAATGAGTTGAACTCAAACTGAATTTTGAGCCAAACATGAACTAGCTTGCGAAGTTCACTCGCCCGGTTGGCATCCCGAGATATAGGCAACTAGTGAAGAAAAGGTATAAAATTTTGGGggcactacaaaaaaaaaaaaactattccgATGTTTTTCAGAGCTTGTACCGAcgtttataagcgtcggtaattttggCGCCAACACTTTTCAAAGCGccgtaaaagcgtcggtaacACTTTTTGAAAGCATCGCTAAAGGGTCAGTTTTTAGCGATGCTTTTTTGCGACACTTATAAGCGCTAGGCAGTTAGCGACGCTTGAAAGCATCGTCTTTTAACcgcttatttttttataacaatgctttaaagcgtcgttataattttcttttgaaaaaaattatttaaaaaaaaatatctcttTTAGCAAGCTTTGAAGGTCAGAGGTCATCCTCCCAGAACCATGGCGCCTTTTCTTTCAGCAAGCTCAACAAATCAAAATTCAGGAGAGATGCGATTGAGTAATCCAGAACCATTCGGGCCACTTAAAAATTAAGCTtgttcaaaagattttggttgCTAAACAATTGTTATCAGTGCTTTGGTTCAAAAGATCTTAGAATTACTATTCAAACCTTCCTCCATAAATGGCAACAAGCATTTGGTGATTCCATCTCAATACCTCATCTAGGTTAGTGCTTCTGCTTCCCATATAAATGATATAAGCCTGAGAAGTATAAGAGGTGGTTCATTGCCAGACAGAGAGTGGAAAAAGCATGGGATGGCTTCACAAGTTTCTATTATATAAGAGAATTAACAcatcaataatagaaaatagaaagaaaCGTAGAAATAGATTAGCAAAGACATATAGAagcaaagaattttgggcatcaGGCGAAGAAATTGGGCAACTGGACTCACCCATTTGAATCCATCACATCCCTCGAGATCTTCATCTTCTTTGTCGTCCCCTTATACAGATCTGCGAGCTTGCAAAGCAACGTTCGCTCGATCTGCGGCGTTTTCCTGGCGGATGCCTCCCTGCCTCTTCTCCCTTCGCCAAATGCAGAAAAGATATCCTCCCCAAAGATGCCTCCCGGGAACCGAGCACCATCGCCGCGGCACCCACCTGTTGCGGCGTTCCCACATGCCCCCACCGGCTGCTGCGCCGAACGGATTGGAGAAACTGAAGAATTAGAGCGAcgaagagagaaggagaaatCGGCCTCCGATGATTCTTTCTAAAGCGTCGTTTCTATTTTGATTTCCGCCAACGCTTTTTTGCGTCATCTAAGTTAGGCTTCCATCAACGCTCTAAAGAAAGCGTCGGTATCCGGCAAATTTTGGCACGCCAGCTAAATTGTCGACGCTTTTTCTTAGCGTCAGCAGTTGAGTATTGGAAATAACTATTTTTTTCTGTAGTGGGGACACAAGAAGTTGAAGTATATAGAGGGATGTTATTATGATAATGGCTATACGTACTAGCTAGTTTCATGCATGCAGCACGTTAGAGATCTTTCAAACTTTTTATACTTTGGAGGGAGAACGCAAGAGTCGTTGTTAAGGACCGCATTTTAGTAAATGTTCAAAATTGCCGTTATCTACCAAGGGATATGTACATCTGTTCATCAATATGTCAAACTTAAATCGCTAAGTGAAAGTGCAAGCAAGGAAATGAATTAAAGATTACAATAGCAAGCAGAAATTGTAATTGCACATCTTATAAAGCAAGTTCCATTCAAAAATTGAAGACAATAAATAATCATAGTTGGAACATTGAATCCCCCTATTGTGAGATCTTGAGTTCGTTTCAGGATGAGGACATAGCAACTGCTGATCTCATTGGTGTCATCGCCACTAAATTTACCATGGCATCATTTGGACTCCTGTTAAAACAAAGACAAAATAGTAAATAAAACTACATTTAagatttttttctgttttttttctctAGAAAATGCCACCATCCAATTTTGAACACACCCAGAGTCTCTTCCAAGATCGTGAGGTGGATATCAATCTCATTCTACTTTCAAATTATAAACTACATAAAGAGATAATTACCGCAATAAAGACGTAAACTTCATCTGGTAAAAGCAACCTAACGTAGGCTCAGTGGAATATTGTATTTCTTGTACATATAAATTCTTTGAAGAAAACCCTAAAACTctggggggaaggggagggggatactaaagatttttttcctttaattttATAAGCCAAAGAAGTCGGAATAAGCCAGCCAGCTTTTTCCAATGTCAATGAAGTAGATGCCTTGCGTCGGCATTTAGGAAAAAGTTGAAGGCTAGGGTCAGAGTTACAACATATCAGTGTTTAGAAAACAGTTGATAACATGTAGAATATAGAAAGGATCTATGTGAAGCAGCCAACTAGCCATCTAGCCTTATCTTGATGGGTACTCCTCTTCATTTTGGAGCCGTCAAGGGTTGCAAACTTGGACTAGGGCATGCTTGATCTCGATCCAACAAGAATATATTTTTGGGTCTTGATTTTATATCCAAAACGAACCCACGAGCTAATCGAATCAGGCCGATTGGGGCTACTTAGGTTGGGATAAATTTGCAGTTCTGGTTAAGTATTTAGCATTTCATTTATAGCTCAATATATAATATttgataattaaatataaattatttaaaaaatcagATAAAACTAAAAGCATgcgaatataaaataaattttcattcaaaaacttttttttaatttaatgaaaaatagaATATTCCTTTTTAGAAAAAGAGAACATACTTAATTACTAGTTTACGAACTTGAGAATATCGTAAATAGGATCTACCGAAACAAATGATGAATGCTCATGTATAATAAAATGAGAGCATGTGAGAAGATGTGGGTTGCTAGGGTAAACAAAGAGGGATGAATTTAGGTGAGAATTTCTCAATgaattagaaaaaatatttaggGAGAAATAAAAGGGTATTTTATGTGATTTGGGTTTCAAGTTGTGTTGAATTAGTTCTGGATCACAACGGATGTATTTTTTGTTAATCCAAATTAGACGTGGCTAGGTCAGGTTGAAAATTATGAAATCTAGATCCAGTCTAGCTTTCTAAACATTTCTAGTTCTAAGTTTTCATCTCTATCcaatttatgaattttaaaaaCAGATCAGATTGAACTTAATCAGGTTAGATCACCAATCGGCATGTCCATTGTAGCCCGATATCCCCATTATATTTCTCAAATGAAAGATTAGATAAATAGATAAAGCATGAAGCATCCTATCCCCACAGATCAAAACCATAAAGCAGCATAGCCGAACAAAACATCCCATCCCGAAAGATTAGCACTATGAACAAATGACCTCAAGAGGGTTGAAGGCCAAAGATTAACACTGAACATGTTACACTAGCAACTTTTATGAAACTGAGACTATAAGTAAACTACAATTAATATTACTGAGTACTTTTATAATGATATGGTATAATAACCATTCAGAAATAATGATATATCTTCCTACATCTATGTGTGTATAGATAATGCTATATCCAGAGGCTTGCATCCACGCCTGGGAGGAATTCTAAGTAGGTTGTGCCAGGCAAAAGTCACGGGCCAAGACGATACATGCCGTCACCCATGAACTGTCCTTCCATGAAGAGAGCAGCAGCAGAAGCATTCTGTGGATGGAATCCATCCATTACGGCAAATTGCATGTCCTCCGATGGCTTCCAATGCCGCTTCCTTTGGTTTATGAACCAGTTGTTGATCTGCTTTGGATCAAGGCCTGTTGATTCTGCCAAGGCCACCTTCTCCATTTCCTGCTCAATGTACATAGATGCATTGGATCCAAGTTAGatacaacctttttttttttttttgtgagaaaAAGCACAGCCAGAGATATATGAAGCCATAATTAACAATGTCAACAACAAGGTTAAAAGAACGCTAATGATGTAGGCTGGAAAACACAGTGTACCTAGTTTATACAGTCTTTGTATCGTCCAAGTCAGCCTTAAGGAAGGGTAAATAGTGTGCAATGTAATGTTTTTAATGAAAGGATATATCAGCTGAACTATAGAACATACTGAAGGATATGGCCAGTTGTTAGTGCAGCTCCCACCAATTGAGTAATCTCTGTCGCGCTTCCTTTGGTagcttccctttcttcttctttttggacAGCTCTTGCCTAAGGCTGCTCAAATACCCGCTGTACTTCTTCAGAAGGTGGCGCTTCAGCTCTTTGTCCTTGGCACGGGGGTCAATCTCCAAGTGTTCGCCTTCTTCCCCACTGACAACGTGGTCCTCTTCGGAGAAGCCAACACCTTCGCATTTCTCATCTGCAAGTTCCACAGGAACAAGTTAAAAAGCTAAAAAGAAACATTGAGAATAACAAGTTAGGGaggaaagaatatatatatatatatatatatatatatatatatatttatgcataACAGCAACAACAACTTTTCTAAAATATTGTTTCACTACTTAAATTCTCACTTTGTTTTAATGTCGCTTGATTCTTTTCTATCATAGTAATAAGAAGATGGGACAAATATCGAACATCAATGGTCCAATTTTCGAAAGCCATCGTGTTGAATTGGAGTCAGTGGTTAAAAAGAGACTGAATATTGACTAAATATACAGAAATACGAGACTGAACTCAAAAGGCTACCCAGAGAAAGACTGAGATAAGAAGAAGTCAAAAATAACAAGGAATCAGGGTCTTTTAACAGGCTTTATTCTGCAGTTATATCTTAGTTTGAATCCATCCAGAAAATAAGTGTCGAGTAGAAAGTTGGCATGTGACATGTCTAGTGTATAGTGGCCAACAAGATATTATCAGAATGATATCGCCCAACGATTTCCTCCAAAATACAAATGAACTGGATGAAACATCAGAGACTTCAAATAATCCAGTCCATGAGGTTTTACATACAAATGCTTTCTGCAAAGTCAAATTAAGGCATAGACTTCTATTTTCTGATATCAGCTTTACGAGTCCTTTTTCATTATGTACTCTACTAAGGAATTCCACTGtcttacaataaaaaaaaagaagaaggaattcCACTGTCTTTGGAAGCTAATATCAGTATGTTGGATGCCACTAACCAAAGGAAACCATCCTGATAAAATACAGAAGAGATGCTAGCAAAAAGAATTTAAAGATGAACAAAGATTAAAAATGTACTATATTCAAAAGTGGCatcataaaatttcaaatgaaactGTCGGAAGTTTAACAAAGCTATATCATGATTCCACACATATTTACTTTATTTCTTCCAATATAACCTTTTAAATTCTATCAAAAGGGTCCATTTTCCATATTCAAAAGTGGCATCATAAATATCTAAATGAAACTATCGGAAGTTTAGCAAAGATGTATACAAGATTCTGTACATATTCACTATTATTTCTTCCAATGTAACCTCTTATATTTCCATCCCAAAGCCCCATTTTGCTTGAACATCAATATCTCACTTCTAAAGTTTTAAgaattatatttttctatagAAATTTGGGTTAAGCAGGAGTGCCAATGGGATGAGGAAACAAATTGGGTTCGATCTAATTTCTTTCCTTCACCATGAGAGGAACAGCGATAGACCACAATGGTTGATGATTGAGATAGAATGTTAAAGATAATTCACTAAAACAAAGTGCCGCCAAATTTAGTAGTACTGGCAATGCAAGGAGTGAAGCTTATGTACTGAAATTAAGTGGGCATTTATGACCTTTGGATGTCATACAAGGCAATCAGATTTTGCAACTCCCGTCTATTCGTAGCAGTTGCAATGCCGACCAATTGAAGAGGCTTTTCGATAGTTGAGGGCTTAATATATCAGTATCTTAAAGGGAAGTTCCATTTAAGAATTTAGAAAAGAACCCAAGTGAGAATACTTATGATCTCTACGTGTATCTTCGCACATTTGTTTTCACAAAGCCACCGCTACAAAATTTCATTAGGTATAAGCACTTAAACTTGAACACTTGATGTTTCCATCTGAACGATTTGTAATTTTAAATTCTAGGACTAATAATATATAAACTTGCAGGTTGATATGCAAAATGAAATTATCGCAAGTTAATGATATTTTTATAGTGATATTAGACTATATGTTTCTTAGAACACCTTGATATTGGATATCTCAGCTTCAAATATGGATGTCGTATACATGAATTATCTTAAATCATCTTCTTCATTAATCAATGAACATTTAACTTCCacccaaaaaaagagaaaaacctgAACATGGTAGGATATCATGTAACCTTACCTCTCTTACATGAAGTTTTAAAAATCtattggaaaaagaaagaacatcAGTTAACGCGCAGATCACATAGCATAAAATGAGGAGAAAATTTGGGAGTCCGTGTTGATTCTtgagtttttgaattttaaacatTATTCTAACTATTTCTATGCTCCATTTCATGAAGGGATGTTCACAATTTTAGAGGGTCTATCAGAATGTTTCCATGGGATATCTTCAAGAACATCAGCTGTAGCTCGGCTGAtacatttgatagaatatgcaATGGTGGTGGAAACACAagaacatgaaaagaaaatacttTATATAAGATAATGGAGTAGTACAACTTTTCTTCAAAGAGGAATACAATTTTTCTCTCAAGCCCTCTCTATCTAccactcctttcttttttcttccatgcattcttctttatgaTAGCCACATATTTATAGGCACTAGAAGTGACCTTTTAACTCCCCTAATAAGTACATCATAATAAGACCTTTTAAATTATCCATATGACCCTTTGGATACTTTATATGACCCTTTGGATACTTCATATGACCCTTTGAATTCCTCAGCACAACATTTATATCTACAATCAACTAGGCAGCCATATAAGGCCATACGGATAATTGGTGCGCCTCTACAACAAAGCCATGATTGGGAGAATAGCCTGGAAAATCTTATAAATAGCATGGACTTAACGAGGCTTGACTCATTTGAATTGGTTGATTTCCCAACTATTCTGAAGTGAAAAGATTAGGGTAGCTTGTCAAAGATTTTCAGCAGATTGTAGGCTTTGGCAAATCATTTCTTTCTCTAATGGCATATCGGTTATCTACGAGTAACATTCGTTGATACTTTAATGCATCCCCATATATTTTTTAGATACAAAGAACTCATCTCTCTATACTTGAATCAATTGGTCAAAAATTCGACAGCTCTTCCAGGCAAAAAGATGAGACGTTTAATCCCATACAGTCACCACATGAACCTGCCAAGGCACCTCACAGGCAGAAAGTGAAAAATTAGCTGCACTCTATTCCATCAAAGAGGCAATTTGCATTCACTAGTACAAAACTATGACTAATTCCTTGGACACAACAACCCTTCACAACATGGGTTTCCGACCTCAGAAAACTGTACGATAAGCTAAATAAACCAATTAAACCATCCTCGAAATACTGCTCCCGTTCTCATATAacatatataaaatttataatcctTCACTTCGAAATACTTGCACTACCTACGTTCATCCATTGTATATTGCACAaactaaaatagaaaaaatataatCCCATATATACTTTATAAAAGTGCGTATAGTGCAGGTACCATTACACATGTGCTGCATCCTCAAAGCACTAAGATGGTTCCCTTGCCATGGGGCGGGCCAAACCCTGACAAAAATGTACCATAGAAGTAGCTGGAATTGTTGGTGGGTGGGAGAGTGATTAGAATGGCATCCCACGTTGGTGGGttagtgagtgagagagagagagagacagagagagagagacagagagagaggctTTAAAATGGAGGAGGTTAAAGAAGAGCCATGATGCTATCATTCATTTTGTTTTCCATATCCTTAAAAAAGAATACTATCATTCACTTATTCTCGGGGAAAATATTCTCTTTGGAACGTAAagagtggtttttttttttttttttttgatataaaggGAGGTGTAAAGAGAGGCTTTATTAGAACCAAAAatatgatgatgaagaagagaCATCCATCTTCAGGATGGATAATATGGTGGCTATCCATGGTGGGACTCTACAGTGAGAatattttaggtcaaaatgctaGCTTATTAAACCCCctcccctcaaaaaaaaaaaaagaaaaaaaaaaaaaagaagagacagAGAGTGTGTGTGGGGTTTCCTCACTCTCCTCCGTACGTTTATATATTactagacaaacagaaagccaTCTTCATGCTCTCTTCttctataaataatatatataaaagataatAACATCAATAATAGTAAAACTATTTAAATTGGCACCTAAATAGAGGAGACGAGACGTTGAGACCATGAGAGCTGGGTGTTCTATATCCTCGTGATGGGGTCATAGAGAGCCTACTGAGTACCTTCCGACCCATATCTCtagttattatattatatattgatAGAagctaaaaatataaaattaaaataaacgtTGCCTATAATAAAAACCAAGTCGGTTAAGTTTCTCTCAGCCCagtgtggaaggtggaggatggacGCCACCTCGTAAATATATTTGGACTTTTTTTTCTCTACCGTCAAACTGCCGAACCCTTCGGCATTGCACTGCTGGAGAGTAAAGTGGGTGGAACCCTAAACACATGACCTACAATCGCTCTTCACCTCTTTTTCACTGACgatatggaaagaaaaaatcagTGAATGATAAATCCCAAGCCCATGAAATAAAGTGTTTTCCTTTTATCTTGGATTCCTTAGCTTTGATCATATTATAATGGCAAGAGTCTCCCGCATATTACCAGTAGACAAGAAGCGAGCCCAGGTGCCGTTGGTGAGAGCATTGAACTGTGACTCCACATTCTTTAGGAAGTCTGTGGCCTCCTGCAATGGCCTCGCTAGCTCCTCCCGGTACTTAACTAGCA
The sequence above is drawn from the Phoenix dactylifera cultivar Barhee BC4 unplaced genomic scaffold, palm_55x_up_171113_PBpolish2nd_filt_p 000007F, whole genome shotgun sequence genome and encodes:
- the LOC103712267 gene encoding endo-1,4-beta-xylanase 1; this translates as MADKQSSSAGAYEEANTRCIGDGDENIILNPHFDDDLNNWSGRGCKIALHDSMGDGKIRPLSGKFFASATERTQNWNGIQQEITGRVQRKLAYEVTALVRIFGNATTADVRATLWVQAANGREQYIGIAKSQATDKDWMQLQGKFLLNGVASKAVIFIEGPPAGTDILLDSLVVKHAEKLPPSTPPDFENVIYGVNIINNSNLSDGLNGWFPLGPCTLTIANGSPHMIPPMAKDSLGPHEPLSGRYILVTNRTQTWMGPAQTITDKLELYLTYQVSAWVRVGSQRNGPQNINVSLGVDSQWVNGGQVEAYDDRWYEIGGSFRIEKKPSRVIVYIQGPSSGVDLMVAGLQIFPVDRKARFKHLKKQTDKVRKRDVVLKVSGSETDIPWGAFVKVKQMQNSFPFGSCINRTNIDNEDFVDFFVKNFNWAVFGNELKWYWTEPQQGNFNYTDADELLDLCEKNGIEARGHCIFWEVDGAVQSWVKSLNNNDLMTAIQNRLNGLLTRYKGKFRHYDVNNEMLHGSFYQDRLGKEKNIRVYMFKTAHQLDPSATLFVNDYHVEDGTDTRASPEMYIEQILGLQDQGAPVGGIGIQGHIDNPVGPIVCSALDKMGTLGLPIWFTELDVSSDNEYVRADDLEVMLREAYAHPAVEGIMLWGFWELFMFRDNSCLVNAEGDVNEAGMRYLALKEEWLSHAHGHIDDQGEFKFRGFHGTYTVEIFTLTKKLSQKFTVDEGDSPLVVNIDL
- the LOC103712308 gene encoding LOW QUALITY PROTEIN: homeobox protein knotted-1-like 2 (The sequence of the model RefSeq protein was modified relative to this genomic sequence to represent the inferred CDS: deleted 1 base in 1 codon), producing the protein MPQGDVETIKAKIISHPQYPSLLGAYMDCQKVGAPPEVIARLSAMARELEACPGCPKEASADPELDKFMDGYRDLLVKYREELARPLQEATDFLKNVESQFNALTNGTWARFLSTDEKCEGVGFSEEDHVVSGEEGEHLEIDPRAKDKELKRHLLKKYSGYLSSLRQELSKKKKKGKLPKEARQRLLNWWELHNNWPYPSEMEKVALAESTGLDPKQINNWFINQRKRHWKPSEDMQFAVMDGFHPQNASAAALFMEGQFMGDGMYRLGP